In a single window of the Agrobacterium vitis genome:
- a CDS encoding S-(hydroxymethyl)glutathione dehydrogenase/class III alcohol dehydrogenase: MDVRAAVATQAGKPLEIMTVQLDGPKAGEVLVEVKATGICHTDDFTLSGADPEGLFPAILGHEGAGIVVDVGPGVTSLKKGDHVIPLYTPECRECYSCLSRKTNLCTAIRSTQGQGVMPDGTSRFSIGKDKIHHYMGCSTFANFTVLPEIALAKVNPDAPFDKICYIGCGVTTGIGAVINTAKVEIGATAIVFGLGGIGLNVLQGLRLAGADMIIGVDINNDRKAWGEKFGMTHFVNPTEVDGDIVAYLVNLTKRNGDLIGGADYTFDCTGNTKVMRQALESSHRGWGKSVIIGVAGAGQEISTRPFQLVTGRNWMGTAFGGARGRTDVPKIVEWYMEGKILIDPMITHTMPLEDINKGFELMHSGESIRSVVLY; this comes from the coding sequence ATGGATGTTCGTGCCGCCGTTGCCACTCAGGCAGGCAAGCCGCTTGAAATCATGACCGTGCAGTTGGACGGCCCGAAGGCTGGCGAAGTGCTGGTTGAAGTCAAGGCTACAGGCATCTGCCATACCGATGATTTCACCTTGTCCGGCGCCGATCCCGAAGGCCTGTTTCCAGCCATTCTTGGCCATGAAGGGGCTGGCATCGTGGTGGATGTCGGGCCGGGCGTCACCTCGCTGAAAAAAGGCGATCACGTCATTCCGCTTTACACGCCTGAATGCCGCGAATGCTATTCCTGCCTGTCGCGCAAGACCAATCTGTGCACCGCCATCCGCTCCACCCAGGGCCAGGGTGTCATGCCGGATGGTACTTCGCGCTTTTCCATCGGCAAGGACAAGATCCATCATTACATGGGCTGCTCGACCTTCGCCAATTTCACCGTCCTGCCGGAAATCGCGCTCGCCAAGGTTAACCCAGACGCGCCTTTCGACAAGATCTGCTATATCGGCTGCGGCGTCACGACAGGCATCGGTGCGGTGATCAATACCGCCAAGGTCGAGATCGGCGCGACCGCCATCGTCTTTGGCCTGGGCGGCATCGGTCTCAACGTGCTGCAGGGCCTGCGGCTTGCTGGCGCCGACATGATCATTGGTGTCGATATCAACAATGACCGCAAGGCCTGGGGCGAAAAATTCGGCATGACGCATTTCGTCAATCCGACCGAAGTCGATGGCGACATCGTGGCCTATCTGGTCAACCTGACGAAGCGCAATGGCGACCTGATCGGTGGTGCCGATTACACATTCGACTGCACCGGCAATACCAAAGTGATGCGCCAGGCGCTGGAATCCTCACATCGCGGCTGGGGCAAGTCCGTAATCATCGGCGTTGCGGGCGCGGGTCAGGAAATCTCCACCCGTCCGTTCCAGCTGGTCACCGGCCGCAACTGGATGGGCACCGCCTTTGGCGGCGCGCGTGGGCGTACCGACGTGCCGAAGATTGTCGAATGGTACATGGAGGGCAAGATCCTGATCGACCCTATGATCACCCACACCATGCCGCTTGAGGACATCAACAAGGGCTTCGAGCTGATGCATTCCGGCGAAAGCATCCGCAGCGTGGTTCTGTATTGA
- a CDS encoding DMT family transporter: MTTVSANLSNPLRGMALMAGCMLVLPGMDAIAKYMANIEGMSPGQITFYRFFFQLACTLPFLIALQGSKAFTAKRPFLNLLRGALHGAASLCFFAAVKYMPLADVFAIYFVEPFILTALSALFLGDKVGWRRWLAILIGFGGAMIVIQPSWEIFGATSLLPVLCAFLFALYMFLNRAIGNADSPMTMQTMSGVGGTIFMGGAILIGQSAGSADFTPSLPASMTGLLLLVLLGVLSGHIHLLVVKAFRMAPLSVLAPFQYFEIIAATILGYVLFDDFPSPSKWLGIGIIVASGLFILWREHRNASADKALAAT; encoded by the coding sequence ATGACGACTGTCTCCGCCAATCTTTCCAATCCGTTGCGTGGCATGGCGCTGATGGCCGGCTGCATGCTTGTGCTGCCGGGCATGGACGCGATTGCCAAATACATGGCCAATATCGAAGGCATGTCGCCGGGGCAGATTACCTTTTACCGTTTCTTCTTTCAGCTTGCCTGCACCCTGCCCTTTCTCATCGCATTACAAGGCAGCAAAGCCTTTACGGCCAAGCGACCGTTTCTCAACCTGCTGCGGGGCGCGTTGCATGGCGCGGCAAGCCTGTGTTTTTTCGCCGCCGTCAAATATATGCCGCTCGCCGATGTGTTCGCGATCTATTTCGTCGAGCCGTTCATCCTGACAGCGCTATCGGCGCTGTTTCTGGGCGACAAGGTCGGTTGGCGGCGCTGGCTTGCCATTCTGATCGGCTTTGGCGGCGCGATGATCGTCATCCAACCCAGCTGGGAAATTTTCGGGGCGACCTCGCTTCTGCCGGTGCTCTGCGCCTTCCTATTTGCCCTCTACATGTTTCTCAATCGCGCCATCGGTAATGCCGATTCGCCGATGACCATGCAGACCATGTCGGGCGTCGGTGGCACAATATTCATGGGTGGCGCGATCCTGATCGGTCAATCCGCAGGCAGTGCCGATTTCACACCGTCGCTCCCAGCCAGCATGACCGGTCTGCTGCTGCTGGTTCTGCTCGGTGTTCTCTCAGGCCATATACACCTTCTCGTGGTGAAGGCCTTCCGCATGGCACCGCTTTCCGTACTCGCGCCGTTCCAGTATTTCGAGATCATTGCGGCGACCATTCTCGGCTATGTGCTGTTTGATGATTTTCCGTCGCCGTCGAAATGGCTGGGCATCGGCATCATCGTCGCCTCCGGCCTGTTCATTCTATGGCGTGAACACCGCAACGCCTCTGCCGATAAGGCTCTGGCCGCGACCTGA
- a CDS encoding RBBP9/YdeN family alpha/beta hydrolase: MPSQTCSIDTLVVPGLNGSAAGHWQQHWVEDQPSSIMVEQDDWAHPELGAWKARLEQQLASCRTGAWIVAHSMGCLLTAQMADSPLRHLIRGALLVAPCDLKTTENQHPDVIRFGDMPCQHLPFPSLMIGSSNDPYMDSDTVQRTASCWGSRLVNLGAVGHINPQSGFGRWSGGYALLSQLQTTVEGRRAIQPTIPARPAQTAAAEPHMHSHA, from the coding sequence ATGCCAAGCCAGACCTGTAGCATCGATACACTTGTTGTACCGGGACTGAACGGTTCAGCCGCCGGGCATTGGCAGCAGCATTGGGTCGAAGACCAGCCCTCCAGCATCATGGTTGAACAGGACGATTGGGCTCATCCTGAGCTTGGCGCCTGGAAAGCCCGGCTGGAACAGCAGCTTGCCTCGTGTAGGACCGGTGCGTGGATCGTCGCCCATAGCATGGGCTGCCTTCTGACCGCCCAAATGGCCGATAGTCCGCTTCGCCATTTGATCCGTGGCGCGCTGCTTGTCGCACCCTGCGACCTGAAAACCACCGAGAACCAACATCCCGATGTCATCCGCTTCGGTGACATGCCTTGCCAGCACCTGCCCTTTCCCTCATTGATGATCGGCAGCAGCAACGATCCCTATATGGATAGTGACACCGTGCAGCGCACCGCGTCCTGCTGGGGCAGTCGGCTGGTCAATCTCGGCGCCGTGGGCCATATCAACCCGCAAAGCGGGTTCGGCCGGTGGAGCGGAGGCTATGCTCTGCTATCGCAATTGCAAACCACCGTTGAGGGCCGCCGCGCCATCCAGCCAACAATTCCTGCGAGACCGGCACAGACAGCCGCAGCTGAGCCACACATGCATTCTCACGCCTGA
- a CDS encoding 5-oxoprolinase/urea amidolyase family protein yields the protein MFKKVLIANRGEIAVRIIKTLRRLGIASVAVYSDADRFALHVRLANEAIRLGPAQASESYLNVEAVIAACKATGAEAVHPGYGFLSENIGFAERLQAEGIAFIGPTPENIASFGLKHTARQLAADSGVPLLPGSGLLNSAEDALSAASLIGYPVMLKSTAGGGGIGMQLCHDAAGLQAAFDTVQRTAKASFGDARVYLERFVSKARHVEVQIFGDGQGRVIALGERDCSLQRRNQKVIEETPAPGLSGAVRQRLHEAAVSLGRSVHYRSAGTVEFIYDPARQEFYFLEVNTRLQVEHPVTEAVFGIDLVEWMIRQAADEDVLTGNENLVPKGAAIEARIYAEMPHADFRPSAGLLTEVVFAKTARVDGWIETGTEVTPYYDPMLAKLIVTGKDRDAAIAALQSALSATSISGIETNLVYLSAIAASDLFLSGDVATTALKDFSFVPDVVEVIAPGAQSSLQELPGRLGLWHVGVPPSGPMDAHSFRHANRLVGNGDDVAALELTVSGPVLKFFSNVTVALAGAEMAMTLDGAPVAHNTAFTVKPGQVLAIGGISGPGQRAYLAVSGGFAAPVVLGSRATFGLGQFGGNATGNLKAGHVLRLARHPQPVATPAEEPPELTRAWSVGVVYGPHGAPDFFLDSDIETLFSTDYEVHFNSARTGVRLIGPAPTWARQDGGEAGLHPSNLHDNPYAIGAIDFTGDMPIILGPDGPSLGGFVCPAVIARDEQWKMGQFKPGDTIRFHPVARDGDIAAASGGVEHGIPPSVLPDISPSRGEIGKTRNLSFDETDQDISAAPSPISPLEGEMPGKAEGGKPPPPTPAQNPLPPKAGSPILSHNSNGPVSVTYRRQGDDNLLVEYGEMQLDIAIRMRVHLLMQAVKAAKLPGLIDLTPGIRSLQIHYDGASLSRVRLLGLLSEIEASLPPVEDVTVPSRTVYLPLSWNDPEAELAMRKYQELVRPNAPWCPSNIEFIRRINGLADEQAVKDTIFNARYLVMGLGDVYLGAPVATPLDPRHRLVTTKYNPARTWTPENAVGIGGAYMCIYGMEGPGGYQLFGRTIQMWNAWRQTPVFTRNKPWLLDFFDQIRFFPVSHDELTEARAAFPHGGYPIRIEDGAFSYASYAADLAENAESIGTFKRQQQAAFEAERQRWKDQGLDSFTADEDASPSAGGDIPDNCFGVESAVPGNLWKVLVEEGQSVAAGETIAIIESMKMEITMTAHAPGILRELRVAPGKTIKAGDVIAVLQNV from the coding sequence ATGTTCAAGAAGGTTCTGATTGCCAACCGGGGCGAAATCGCCGTCCGGATCATCAAGACATTGCGGCGTCTGGGCATTGCCTCCGTCGCCGTCTATTCCGATGCCGACCGGTTTGCGCTGCATGTGCGGCTGGCTAATGAAGCCATCCGCCTTGGCCCAGCCCAAGCAAGCGAAAGCTATCTGAATGTCGAGGCGGTGATTGCCGCCTGCAAGGCGACGGGGGCTGAAGCCGTCCATCCCGGCTATGGCTTTCTCTCGGAAAATATCGGCTTTGCCGAGCGGCTACAGGCCGAAGGCATCGCCTTTATCGGCCCGACGCCGGAGAATATCGCCAGTTTTGGCCTCAAACACACGGCAAGGCAACTGGCGGCAGACAGTGGCGTACCACTGCTGCCCGGCAGCGGCTTGCTGAACAGCGCCGAAGACGCGCTTTCGGCAGCTAGCTTGATCGGCTATCCGGTAATGCTAAAATCCACCGCAGGCGGCGGCGGTATCGGCATGCAGCTCTGCCACGACGCCGCAGGCCTGCAAGCGGCCTTCGACACGGTCCAGCGCACCGCCAAGGCCAGTTTCGGCGATGCACGGGTCTATCTGGAACGCTTTGTTTCCAAGGCCCGGCATGTCGAAGTACAGATCTTTGGCGATGGACAGGGCCGGGTCATCGCGCTTGGTGAGCGGGATTGCTCTCTCCAGCGCCGCAACCAGAAAGTCATCGAGGAAACTCCGGCCCCCGGCCTGTCGGGCGCGGTGCGCCAGCGCCTGCATGAGGCGGCCGTCTCGCTTGGCCGGTCTGTCCATTACCGCTCGGCAGGCACGGTGGAATTCATCTACGATCCCGCCCGCCAGGAGTTCTACTTCCTGGAGGTTAACACGCGGCTTCAGGTGGAGCATCCTGTCACCGAGGCGGTGTTTGGTATCGATCTGGTGGAATGGATGATCCGCCAAGCCGCCGATGAGGATGTGCTGACCGGCAATGAAAATCTGGTGCCGAAGGGTGCTGCCATTGAGGCCCGGATTTATGCCGAAATGCCCCATGCCGATTTTCGCCCCAGCGCGGGGCTGCTGACGGAGGTGGTGTTTGCGAAAACGGCCCGTGTCGATGGCTGGATCGAGACAGGCACAGAGGTGACGCCCTATTACGACCCGATGCTGGCCAAGCTGATCGTAACAGGCAAGGACCGTGACGCGGCGATTGCCGCGTTGCAATCGGCGCTATCTGCAACGTCCATTTCCGGCATCGAGACCAATCTCGTTTATCTCAGCGCTATCGCTGCCTCTGATCTGTTTTTAAGCGGTGATGTGGCAACCACGGCGCTGAAGGATTTTTCCTTCGTGCCCGATGTGGTCGAGGTCATCGCCCCCGGCGCCCAATCCAGCCTTCAGGAACTTCCGGGGCGTCTAGGGCTTTGGCATGTCGGCGTGCCGCCGAGCGGGCCGATGGATGCCCACTCCTTCCGCCATGCCAACCGGCTGGTCGGCAATGGCGACGATGTGGCGGCGCTGGAGCTGACAGTCTCGGGGCCGGTGCTGAAATTCTTCTCCAATGTCACTGTTGCACTGGCCGGGGCCGAGATGGCAATGACACTGGATGGCGCTCCGGTCGCACATAACACGGCCTTTACTGTCAAACCCGGACAGGTTCTCGCCATTGGAGGGATTTCCGGTCCCGGCCAGCGCGCCTATCTGGCGGTGTCGGGCGGCTTTGCGGCACCTGTCGTGCTTGGATCGCGCGCCACCTTTGGCCTTGGCCAATTCGGCGGCAATGCCACGGGAAACCTTAAGGCTGGCCATGTGCTGCGGCTGGCCCGCCACCCACAACCCGTCGCCACGCCAGCCGAGGAGCCACCGGAGCTGACCCGCGCATGGTCGGTCGGTGTGGTCTATGGCCCGCATGGCGCGCCGGATTTCTTTCTGGACAGCGATATCGAAACGCTGTTTTCCACGGATTACGAGGTGCATTTCAACAGCGCCCGCACCGGGGTCCGGTTGATCGGTCCTGCCCCGACATGGGCGCGGCAGGATGGCGGAGAAGCCGGGCTGCATCCGTCCAACCTGCATGATAATCCCTATGCGATTGGGGCCATCGATTTTACCGGGGATATGCCGATCATTCTCGGCCCTGATGGTCCAAGCCTTGGCGGCTTCGTCTGCCCGGCGGTGATTGCCAGGGATGAACAATGGAAGATGGGACAGTTCAAACCGGGCGATACCATTCGTTTTCATCCTGTGGCGCGAGATGGGGATATTGCGGCGGCTTCAGGAGGCGTCGAGCACGGGATACCCCCCTCTGTCCTGCCGGACATCTCCCCCTCAAGGGGGGAGATTGGCAAGACTAGAAACCTCTCCTTTGACGAGACCGATCAAGATATCTCGGCGGCACCATCCCCGATCTCCCCCCTTGAGGGGGAGATGCCTGGCAAGGCAGAGGGGGGTAAACCACCACCTCCAACGCCAGCTCAAAACCCCCTCCCACCCAAAGCCGGATCACCCATCCTCAGCCACAATTCCAATGGCCCCGTCTCCGTCACCTATCGCCGTCAGGGTGATGACAATTTGCTGGTGGAATATGGCGAGATGCAGCTCGACATCGCCATTCGAATGCGCGTCCACCTGCTGATGCAGGCGGTCAAGGCAGCCAAGCTGCCGGGCTTGATCGACCTCACCCCCGGCATTCGGTCGCTGCAAATCCATTATGATGGCGCCAGCCTATCGCGCGTCCGGCTGCTGGGCCTGCTCAGCGAAATCGAGGCTAGCCTGCCCCCGGTAGAGGATGTGACGGTGCCAAGCCGCACGGTCTATCTGCCGCTCTCCTGGAACGACCCGGAGGCGGAACTGGCGATGCGCAAATACCAGGAACTGGTGCGGCCCAACGCCCCCTGGTGCCCGTCCAATATCGAGTTCATCCGCCGTATCAACGGTCTTGCCGACGAGCAGGCGGTGAAGGATACGATTTTCAACGCCCGCTATCTGGTGATGGGGCTTGGCGATGTCTATCTCGGTGCGCCGGTTGCCACGCCGCTCGATCCGCGCCACCGGCTGGTAACGACGAAATACAACCCGGCCCGCACCTGGACGCCGGAAAATGCCGTTGGCATTGGCGGCGCTTATATGTGCATCTACGGCATGGAAGGTCCAGGTGGCTACCAGCTGTTTGGCCGCACCATCCAGATGTGGAACGCCTGGCGGCAAACGCCGGTCTTTACCCGCAACAAGCCCTGGCTGCTGGATTTCTTTGACCAGATCCGCTTCTTCCCCGTCAGTCACGACGAACTGACAGAGGCCCGCGCCGCCTTCCCGCATGGCGGCTATCCGATCCGTATCGAGGACGGCGCGTTTTCCTATGCAAGCTACGCGGCGGACCTGGCTGAAAATGCCGAAAGCATCGGCACCTTCAAGCGTCAACAACAGGCAGCCTTCGAGGCGGAACGCCAGCGCTGGAAGGACCAAGGCCTCGACAGCTTCACCGCCGATGAGGACGCAAGCCCCAGTGCTGGCGGCGATATTCCAGACAATTGCTTCGGCGTGGAAAGCGCCGTGCCCGGCAATCTCTGGAAAGTGCTGGTGGAGGAAGGACAGTCCGTTGCCGCCGGAGAGACGATTGCCATCATTGAATCGATGAAGATGGAGATCACGATGACGGCCCATGCACCCGGCATCCTGCGGGAATTGCGCGTCGCACCAGGAAAGACGATCAAAGCGGGCGACGTGATCGCCGTCCTGCAAAATGTCTGA
- a CDS encoding urea amidolyase associated protein UAAP2 — MSEFNTTSPLRTPDTAVQDHVIAAEAPFSTVIKKGQILRIEDSYGQQAIDTLFYNAEDFSERYSNQDTMREQGAAYISTGTKIISNEGRIMLTMTADSCGRHDTSAGACSCESNTVRFGHGTKYLHACRDNFVLEVAKHGMSKRDVVANINFFMNVPIEPSGQMTIVDGISAPGDFVELQAEMDVLLVISNCPQINNPCNGFDPTPARVLVWDSEA, encoded by the coding sequence ATGTCTGAATTCAACACCACATCTCCCCTTCGCACCCCTGATACCGCTGTGCAGGATCACGTCATTGCGGCGGAAGCGCCATTTTCCACGGTGATCAAGAAGGGCCAGATCCTGCGGATTGAGGACAGCTATGGCCAGCAAGCCATCGACACGCTGTTTTACAATGCTGAGGATTTTTCCGAGCGTTATTCCAATCAGGATACGATGCGCGAACAGGGTGCCGCCTATATTTCCACCGGCACGAAAATCATCTCCAATGAAGGTCGGATCATGCTGACCATGACCGCCGATAGCTGCGGGCGGCATGATACCTCAGCCGGGGCCTGCTCCTGCGAGAGCAACACGGTGCGGTTTGGCCATGGTACCAAATATCTGCATGCCTGCCGCGATAACTTTGTGCTGGAAGTTGCCAAACACGGCATGAGCAAGCGCGATGTGGTCGCCAATATCAACTTCTTCATGAATGTGCCGATTGAGCCGAGCGGCCAGATGACCATTGTCGATGGCATTTCCGCCCCCGGCGATTTTGTCGAGCTGCAAGCCGAAATGGATGTGCTGCTGGTGATTTCCAATTGCCCGCAGATCAACAATCCCTGCAACGGTTTTGATCCGACGCCTGCCCGGGTTCTGGTCTGGGATAGCGAGGCCTGA
- a CDS encoding urea amidolyase associated protein UAAP1 codes for MMHIRRSAEEIAANRARYEEHQKNGLEFSPKALPGKSPLPAPDIEVADLIHSETIPSGWYWSTSVKTHETLRIALPHGFSTVTLVAWNAAEPSERLNLPDTVKMQWTTGLGKGRVIFSDMGKVMFSITDDTCGAHDCLMGGSTAASNARKYASASSQGLRNTRDNFLIMASKLGLDKRDIPAALALFAPVRGDADGGFHWRPELLNAGDYIELRAEMEMIVGFSNCPHPLDPNPLYQPNPVVISRIKARQPQADDLCRTATAEAVRGFENNAFAAL; via the coding sequence ATCATGCATATCCGACGCTCTGCCGAAGAGATTGCCGCCAACCGGGCGCGCTATGAGGAACACCAGAAAAACGGCCTGGAATTTTCCCCGAAGGCCCTGCCGGGTAAAAGCCCGTTGCCAGCACCGGACATCGAGGTGGCAGACCTTATCCATAGCGAAACCATTCCCAGCGGCTGGTATTGGTCCACGTCTGTAAAAACCCATGAGACGCTGCGGATTGCCCTGCCCCACGGGTTTTCAACCGTCACGCTGGTCGCCTGGAACGCTGCTGAGCCGTCCGAACGGCTGAACCTGCCTGATACCGTCAAAATGCAATGGACCACTGGGCTTGGCAAAGGCCGGGTGATATTTTCCGACATGGGCAAGGTGATGTTTTCGATCACCGACGACACATGCGGCGCGCATGATTGCCTGATGGGCGGCTCCACCGCTGCCTCCAACGCCCGCAAATATGCCAGCGCCAGCAGCCAAGGCCTGCGCAATACCCGTGACAATTTCCTGATCATGGCGAGCAAGCTCGGCCTCGACAAGCGCGACATTCCAGCAGCCCTTGCCTTGTTTGCTCCCGTGCGGGGCGATGCGGACGGAGGCTTCCACTGGAGGCCGGAACTGCTCAATGCCGGGGATTACATCGAGCTTCGCGCCGAGATGGAGATGATCGTCGGCTTTTCCAATTGCCCGCATCCGCTCGATCCCAATCCGCTCTACCAGCCCAACCCCGTTGTCATTAGCCGGATAAAGGCCCGACAGCCGCAAGCGGACGATCTTTGCCGCACGGCGACAGCCGAAGCGGTACGTGGCTTTGAAAACAATGCATTTGCAGCGCTGTAA
- a CDS encoding ABC transporter ATP-binding protein: protein MSGLKIDNIWKEYGDQIVLESVSLTVASRGFVALVGPSGCGKSTFLRILLGQEQPTRGTILLDGEPLPKEPGPDRGVVFQRYSVFPHLTVLGNVLLGKELPASPLAGRLFGSARRNAVDEARAMIAAVGLAGSEAKYPAQLSGGMQQRLALAQALIMKPKVLLLDEPFGALDPGIRAEIHMLMKKLWHENPMTVVMVTHDMREAFTLASRVVAFERPRDRPEEKQRYGATITKDISIWPPRQAGTPSIFRPDRDGPVASIGLHRDDPAHRR, encoded by the coding sequence ATGAGCGGGCTGAAGATCGACAATATCTGGAAGGAATATGGCGACCAGATCGTGCTGGAGAGCGTCTCGCTAACAGTCGCGTCCCGGGGCTTCGTGGCTCTGGTCGGCCCATCCGGCTGCGGCAAGAGCACGTTTCTGCGCATACTGCTGGGGCAGGAACAGCCGACACGCGGCACCATCCTGCTGGATGGCGAACCGCTGCCGAAGGAGCCGGGGCCGGATCGCGGCGTCGTCTTCCAGCGCTATTCGGTATTTCCGCATCTCACCGTGCTGGGCAACGTGCTGCTGGGTAAGGAATTGCCCGCCTCACCATTGGCTGGCCGCCTGTTCGGTTCCGCCCGGCGCAATGCCGTGGATGAGGCCCGCGCGATGATTGCCGCCGTTGGCCTTGCCGGATCGGAAGCGAAATATCCGGCCCAGCTTTCGGGCGGCATGCAACAGCGGCTGGCCTTGGCGCAGGCGCTGATCATGAAGCCGAAAGTGCTGCTGCTGGACGAGCCCTTCGGGGCGCTCGATCCCGGCATTCGCGCCGAAATCCATATGCTGATGAAAAAGCTCTGGCACGAAAACCCGATGACCGTCGTCATGGTCACCCATGACATGCGCGAAGCCTTTACGCTGGCCAGCCGCGTTGTGGCTTTCGAGCGCCCCCGTGACCGGCCGGAGGAAAAACAGCGCTACGGCGCCACCATCACCAAGGACATTTCCATCTGGCCACCCCGCCAAGCCGGAACCCCTTCCATCTTTCGCCCTGACCGGGACGGCCCGGTCGCATCCATCGGGCTTCACCGGGACGACCCGGCACATCGTCGATAG
- a CDS encoding ABC transporter permease: protein MRWINQKPSNGAKLGLAALPFGLVLVAYAAGSAARLAENANDKLLPGFATFADAINRVAFTADARTGDYLLWTDTLASLTRLSSGLGISLLIALTIGMAIGMLPYLRALLSPFVAAISMVPPLALLPILFIAMGLGEVSKITLIVIGVAPIMIRDLALTALALPREQIIKAETLGGSSWQVAIRVVLPQILPRLITCLRLQLGPAFLFLIAAEAISSDSGLGYRIFLVRRYLSMDVIFPYVLWITLIAVLADVLLDRLRIALFPWSNLEKGQ, encoded by the coding sequence ATGCGTTGGATCAATCAAAAACCAAGCAATGGTGCGAAACTGGGCCTCGCTGCCCTGCCCTTTGGGCTGGTGTTGGTCGCCTACGCCGCAGGCTCGGCGGCTAGGCTGGCGGAAAACGCCAATGACAAGCTGCTGCCAGGCTTTGCCACCTTTGCCGATGCAATCAACCGCGTGGCCTTTACCGCCGATGCCCGCACCGGCGACTATCTCCTCTGGACCGATACCCTGGCCAGCCTGACACGGCTTTCCTCCGGGCTTGGAATTTCACTGTTGATCGCGCTGACGATCGGCATGGCCATCGGCATGCTGCCCTATCTGCGGGCGCTGCTGTCGCCGTTCGTCGCCGCAATTTCCATGGTGCCGCCGCTGGCGCTGCTGCCCATTCTGTTCATCGCCATGGGCCTGGGCGAGGTGTCTAAAATCACCCTGATCGTCATCGGTGTCGCTCCGATCATGATCCGCGATCTGGCCCTCACCGCCCTTGCCCTGCCGCGCGAACAGATCATCAAGGCGGAAACGCTAGGCGGCTCCTCCTGGCAGGTCGCCATCAGGGTGGTCCTGCCCCAAATCCTGCCGCGCCTGATCACCTGTCTCAGATTGCAGCTTGGCCCGGCCTTCCTGTTTCTGATCGCGGCGGAAGCGATTTCCTCCGATAGCGGTCTTGGCTACCGGATCTTCCTGGTGCGCCGCTACCTTTCCATGGATGTGATCTTTCCTTACGTGTTGTGGATCACGCTGATTGCCGTGCTGGCTGACGTCCTGCTCGACCGGCTGCGCATTGCCCTGTTTCCCTGGTCAAACCTGGAGAAGGGCCAATGA
- a CDS encoding putative urea ABC transporter substrate-binding protein, with protein sequence MRLFSKLLSVSVLSAAMSLAGLVPADAAPKKEFKVAWSIYVGWMPWGYASDHGIVKKWADKYGIKIDVTQFNDYVESMNQYTAGAFDAVTLTNMDGLSIPAAGGVDTTAVIVGDFSNGNDAVILKGKDKLADIKGQNVNLVEFSVSHYLLVRALESLNMTEKDVKVVNTSDADMVAAYKTDDVTSVVTWNPLVSTILEEPTAKKVFDSSQIPGEIMDLMVANTEVLKDNPDFGKALAGIWYDTVKLMMADTAEGKAAREDMGKASGTDLKGFDSQLAATKLFDKPADASAFTTSPGLPKTMDLVRNFLFEKGLLGNGAPSADVIGIEMPDGKVLGDKANVKFRFTTTYMDAAAKGAL encoded by the coding sequence ATGCGCCTGTTCTCAAAACTTCTCTCTGTTTCCGTACTGTCCGCAGCTATGTCGCTGGCCGGACTTGTCCCAGCCGATGCCGCGCCCAAGAAGGAGTTCAAGGTCGCCTGGTCGATCTATGTCGGCTGGATGCCCTGGGGCTATGCCAGCGACCATGGCATCGTCAAGAAATGGGCCGATAAATACGGCATCAAGATCGATGTCACCCAGTTCAATGATTACGTGGAATCGATGAACCAATATACCGCCGGTGCCTTCGACGCTGTCACGCTGACCAATATGGACGGTCTTTCCATTCCCGCCGCCGGTGGCGTCGACACCACAGCGGTGATCGTCGGCGACTTTTCCAATGGCAATGACGCGGTCATCCTGAAGGGTAAGGACAAGCTTGCCGATATCAAAGGCCAGAACGTCAATCTGGTCGAGTTTTCCGTCTCGCATTATCTATTGGTGCGGGCGCTAGAGAGCTTAAACATGACGGAAAAAGACGTGAAGGTGGTCAACACCTCAGATGCCGATATGGTCGCCGCCTATAAGACCGACGATGTGACCTCGGTCGTCACCTGGAACCCGCTGGTCTCGACCATTCTGGAAGAACCGACGGCGAAGAAAGTGTTCGACAGCTCGCAAATCCCCGGCGAAATCATGGACCTGATGGTCGCCAATACCGAAGTGCTGAAGGACAATCCGGATTTCGGCAAGGCGCTGGCGGGCATCTGGTATGATACGGTCAAGCTGATGATGGCCGACACTGCAGAGGGCAAGGCTGCCCGCGAGGACATGGGCAAGGCTTCCGGCACCGACCTCAAGGGCTTCGACAGCCAATTGGCCGCCACCAAGCTGTTCGACAAGCCAGCGGATGCCAGCGCCTTCACCACCTCACCCGGCCTGCCGAAAACCATGGATCTGGTACGCAATTTCCTGTTCGAAAAAGGCCTGCTGGGCAATGGCGCACCCTCTGCCGACGTGATCGGCATCGAAATGCCTGACGGTAAGGTGCTGGGCGACAAGGCCAATGTGAAGTTCCGCTTCACCACCACCTATATGGACGCCGCCGCCAAAGGCGCGCTCTGA